One region of Catenuloplanes indicus genomic DNA includes:
- a CDS encoding sugar phosphate isomerase/epimerase family protein — protein MSTVLAVQLFTVRDRLAADRPGTLRALADAGYGAVEPFQAHRDPHALRADLDAAGLSVCSAHTDVLGADADAAFAAAPVLGTDTLIQAYLPPERFAGPDAIADTARRLDAAAVRAADLGLRVGYHNHHWEVSTRVGGRTALEVLADRLTPEVLLEVDLYWAATGGADVPALLARLGDRVRYLHVKDGPATIEGPMTAVGDGVVPIGPALAAAPPGTQRIVELDHCATDVLEALRASAAVLR, from the coding sequence TTGAGCACCGTTCTCGCCGTCCAGCTCTTCACCGTCCGGGACCGGCTCGCCGCGGACCGGCCCGGCACGCTGCGGGCGCTCGCCGACGCCGGCTACGGCGCGGTCGAGCCGTTCCAGGCACACCGCGATCCGCACGCGCTCCGGGCCGACCTCGACGCGGCCGGGCTGTCCGTGTGCAGCGCGCACACCGACGTCCTCGGCGCGGACGCGGACGCCGCGTTCGCCGCCGCGCCGGTCCTCGGCACGGACACGCTGATCCAGGCCTACCTGCCGCCGGAGCGGTTCGCCGGCCCGGACGCGATCGCGGACACCGCCCGCCGCCTGGACGCGGCCGCGGTCCGGGCCGCGGACCTCGGACTGCGGGTCGGCTACCACAACCATCACTGGGAGGTGTCCACGCGCGTCGGCGGCCGCACCGCGCTGGAGGTGCTCGCGGACCGGCTCACGCCGGAGGTGCTGCTCGAGGTCGACCTGTACTGGGCCGCGACCGGCGGCGCGGACGTCCCGGCGCTGCTCGCCCGGCTCGGCGATCGCGTCCGCTACCTGCACGTCAAGGACGGGCCGGCCACGATCGAGGGCCCGATGACCGCGGTCGGTGACGGCGTCGTGCCGATCGGTCCGGCGCTCGCCGCCGCGCCGCCCGGCACACAGCGGATCGTGGAACTGGACCACTGCGCCACCGACGTCCTCGAGGCGCTGCGGGCGAGCGCGGCGGTGCTGCGATGA
- a CDS encoding PH domain-containing protein: MTAEAGTPADGTPWRWLSVRLFWVDLIRAALASVPGYFGLVVLGDDGPVWPLVAASVIGVLQAVADLIRMLTTRYRVLDDRVELHSGWVSRRRRTVARDRIRSVDTTARLLHRPFGLRVVRIGTGEQESSFTLDALDARSATRLRRELVHQRPVEEPADDVLAHLRPAWVVINAVRVWAVLAVIGPVFALYWFLRAFGVDLLDTGLRLYDTLGLGPVWTIAGIVAVAYPIGVAIQAGAFVAENWRFTLTRDGGTLITRRGLLDTHTAHRDEQRVRGLAFQEPLLWRWLRITETQLITTGLRSAGEAGSATLLPRIQLPEARAIAARVLPGGHRPLEARLHRHPRGALTRRLIRAVTGPVLLSAALLALPVPGRWWLLPLAFLPLTLVLAVAGYRALGHAMAGPYLVLRRGAFSRLTVALRRDAVIGWTLRQSLLQRWGGRITIGVSTAAGDRFYHTEDAGTDQAIALIRAATPELAAQFDGTVTAGRPAPSGAVPAG; the protein is encoded by the coding sequence ATGACGGCGGAGGCGGGCACACCGGCCGACGGCACGCCCTGGCGGTGGTTGAGCGTCCGGCTGTTCTGGGTGGACCTGATCCGGGCCGCGCTCGCCTCCGTACCCGGATATTTCGGTCTGGTCGTGCTCGGTGACGACGGGCCGGTGTGGCCGCTGGTGGCCGCGTCCGTGATCGGCGTACTGCAGGCCGTGGCCGACCTGATCCGCATGCTGACCACCCGCTACCGGGTGCTGGACGACCGAGTCGAGTTGCACAGCGGCTGGGTCTCGCGCCGCCGCCGCACCGTGGCCCGGGACCGGATCCGCAGCGTCGACACCACCGCGAGACTGCTGCACCGCCCGTTCGGGCTGCGCGTGGTGCGGATCGGCACCGGCGAGCAGGAGTCGTCGTTCACGCTGGACGCGCTCGACGCCCGCTCCGCCACCCGCCTCCGTCGGGAACTGGTGCACCAGCGGCCGGTCGAGGAACCGGCCGACGACGTCCTCGCCCACCTGCGCCCCGCCTGGGTGGTGATCAACGCGGTGCGGGTCTGGGCCGTGCTCGCGGTGATCGGCCCGGTCTTCGCGCTCTACTGGTTCCTGCGCGCGTTCGGCGTCGACCTGCTCGACACCGGTCTGCGCCTCTACGACACGCTCGGACTGGGACCGGTGTGGACGATCGCCGGCATCGTCGCGGTCGCCTACCCGATCGGCGTGGCGATCCAGGCCGGCGCGTTCGTGGCGGAGAACTGGAGATTCACGCTCACCCGCGACGGCGGCACCCTGATCACCCGCCGCGGCCTGCTCGACACGCACACCGCACACCGCGACGAGCAGCGGGTACGCGGCCTCGCGTTCCAAGAACCGCTACTGTGGCGCTGGCTGCGGATCACCGAGACACAGCTGATCACCACGGGCCTGCGCAGCGCCGGCGAGGCCGGCTCCGCCACGCTGCTGCCCCGCATCCAGCTGCCGGAGGCGCGCGCGATCGCGGCCCGGGTGCTGCCCGGCGGGCACCGGCCGCTGGAGGCACGCCTGCACCGGCACCCGCGCGGCGCGCTCACCCGCCGCCTGATCCGCGCGGTCACCGGCCCGGTGCTGCTGTCCGCCGCGCTGCTGGCGCTGCCCGTCCCGGGCCGGTGGTGGCTGCTGCCGCTGGCGTTCCTGCCGCTCACGCTGGTGCTCGCGGTCGCCGGGTACCGTGCGCTCGGGCACGCCATGGCCGGGCCGTACCTGGTGCTGCGGCGCGGCGCGTTCTCCCGGCTGACGGTCGCGCTCCGCCGGGACGCGGTGATCGGCTGGACGCTGCGGCAGTCGCTGCTCCAGCGGTGGGGCGGCCGGATCACGATCGGCGTGTCGACCGCGGCCGGCGACCGCTTCTACCACACCGAGGACGCGGGCACGGATCAGGCGATCGCACTGATCCGGGCCGCCACTCCGGAATTGGCCGCGCAATTCGACGGCACCGTGACAGCCGGACGGCCGGCACCTTCCGGAGCCGTCCCGGCCGGCTGA
- a CDS encoding AMIN-like domain-containing (lipo)protein, whose protein sequence is MRANGFEYLLMVDALRDVLYGGTHEGYTKIAVGVRARLPFRVLTMTDPGRVVIDVAHRW, encoded by the coding sequence ATGCGCGCGAACGGCTTCGAGTACCTGCTCATGGTGGACGCGCTGCGCGACGTGCTCTACGGCGGCACGCACGAGGGCTACACCAAGATCGCGGTCGGTGTCCGGGCGCGGCTGCCGTTCCGCGTGCTCACGATGACCGACCCGGGCCGCGTCGTGATCGACGTCGCTCACCGCTGGTGA
- a CDS encoding TetR/AcrR family transcriptional regulator gives MQTSRRAEYAEATRQAIIAASRELFVTKGYVKTTVNEIARTARVAPATVYAVGGGKQDLLRTVIQDGPASPVFDSLRAGIEAATEPGEVLRLVVRASREAFAAWADLMRVVTDTAPHEPAAAESLRVSRQIQRDCLAAAARRLESLGALRPTVDEATDVLYYYLGNASFFTLTGDNGWTLDGAEHWLLSALHKALL, from the coding sequence GTGCAGACCAGTCGGCGGGCGGAATATGCGGAGGCCACACGCCAGGCGATCATCGCGGCGTCGCGGGAGCTCTTCGTGACCAAGGGATACGTCAAGACCACGGTCAACGAGATCGCCCGGACCGCCCGGGTCGCGCCCGCCACCGTGTACGCGGTCGGCGGCGGTAAGCAGGACCTGCTCCGCACCGTCATCCAGGACGGCCCGGCGAGCCCGGTGTTCGACTCGCTGCGGGCCGGGATCGAGGCCGCGACCGAGCCGGGTGAGGTGCTGCGGCTGGTCGTGCGCGCCAGCCGGGAGGCGTTCGCGGCGTGGGCCGACCTGATGCGCGTGGTCACCGACACCGCACCGCACGAACCGGCCGCGGCCGAGAGCCTGCGCGTCTCCCGCCAGATCCAGCGGGACTGCCTCGCGGCCGCCGCCCGCCGCCTGGAGTCGCTCGGCGCGCTCCGGCCCACCGTCGACGAGGCCACCGACGTGCTCTACTACTACCTCGGCAACGCCTCCTTCTTCACCCTGACCGGCGACAACGGCTGGACCCTCGACGGCGCTGAACACTGGCTCCTCAGCGCCCTCCACAAAGCCCTGCTCTGA
- a CDS encoding PH domain-containing protein encodes MIDADVLRPPRHRVDRRFVLWRTVRAAIGAVVVLVPLGVLHVIFEVARPWTGPVWLVLAACYLIGIAVTPAWRYRVHRWEATDDAVYALEGWLTRKWQIVPISRIQSIDTEIGPVQNLLGIATIKVTTASSEGAISIEGLSRADAEATVDRLRAVTAATPGDAT; translated from the coding sequence GTGATCGACGCTGACGTCCTACGGCCGCCGCGGCATCGGGTCGACCGGCGGTTCGTTCTCTGGCGGACCGTGCGCGCGGCGATCGGGGCGGTCGTCGTACTCGTACCGCTCGGTGTGCTGCACGTGATCTTCGAGGTGGCGCGGCCGTGGACCGGCCCGGTGTGGCTGGTACTCGCGGCCTGCTACCTGATCGGCATCGCGGTCACGCCGGCGTGGCGCTACCGCGTGCACCGCTGGGAGGCCACGGACGACGCGGTGTACGCGCTGGAGGGCTGGCTGACCCGGAAGTGGCAGATCGTGCCGATCTCCCGGATCCAGAGCATCGACACGGAGATCGGCCCGGTCCAGAACCTGCTCGGGATCGCCACGATCAAGGTGACCACCGCGTCGTCCGAGGGCGCGATCTCGATCGAAGGGCTGTCCCGGGCGGACGCGGAGGCCACGGTGGACCGGCTGCGCGCGGTGACCGCGGCGACCCCGGGGGACGCCACATGA